A single region of the Desulfatiglans sp. genome encodes:
- a CDS encoding DUF362 domain-containing protein, producing MSRRTFLKYQMKGLLFLTAASSGLILPRKVLAEPLPDIAVVKGEAAKAVRAAVELLGGMKKFVKTGGKVLIKPNMSFPNPPAMATTTHPDVVCELVRMCNEAGASNILIADYPLFDTDTCLKRSGILDACGKLENTRVVGASSDRFYKDTEIKDARKMSRNGIFQEAFKVDTLISVPVAKSHTATGVSLAMKGMMGLVWDRSGMHTKELSSSIVDLCTVLKADLTVIDATRVLSTNGPRGPGKVLKEDTIIASKDMVAADAFAVSRFQWYGKRYKPAQVKYILEAHERGLGRMDIENLEVKEIQV from the coding sequence CTGAGCAGAAGGACATTCCTGAAATACCAGATGAAGGGGCTACTGTTTCTTACTGCCGCTAGTTCCGGGCTCATTTTGCCCAGAAAGGTTTTGGCAGAGCCTCTGCCTGATATAGCGGTGGTAAAGGGTGAGGCAGCAAAGGCAGTAAGGGCGGCTGTTGAACTCCTGGGCGGTATGAAGAAATTTGTAAAAACGGGGGGCAAGGTGCTTATAAAACCCAATATGAGCTTTCCGAATCCTCCTGCTATGGCCACAACAACACACCCTGATGTTGTGTGTGAACTTGTCAGGATGTGCAATGAGGCAGGCGCATCAAATATCCTTATCGCCGATTATCCTCTTTTTGATACAGACACATGCCTGAAACGTTCGGGGATACTTGATGCATGCGGAAAACTGGAGAACACAAGGGTTGTAGGCGCTTCAAGTGACAGATTTTACAAGGATACTGAGATTAAAGATGCCAGAAAGATGAGCCGAAACGGTATTTTTCAGGAAGCATTCAAGGTGGATACCCTTATTTCGGTACCTGTTGCAAAATCCCATACAGCCACAGGTGTAAGCCTTGCCATGAAGGGCATGATGGGCCTTGTATGGGACCGTTCAGGTATGCATACAAAGGAATTATCATCATCAATAGTCGATTTGTGCACTGTGCTCAAGGCTGATCTGACCGTGATCGATGCTACCAGGGTGCTTTCCACAAACGGCCCCAGGGGGCCCGGAAAGGTGCTCAAGGAAGATACCATTATTGCTTCAAAAGATATGGTGGCGGCTGATGCATTTGCAGTGTCAAGGTTCCAGTGGTATGGGAAAAGGTATAAGCCAGCCCAGGTGAAGTATATCCTTGAGGCCCATGAAAGGGGCCTGGGTAGAATGGATATAGAAAATCTTGAGGTAAAGGAGATCCAGGTCTGA
- a CDS encoding 4Fe-4S binding protein translates to MRFRTIIQFISLAAFLFLLVTVATTAVGLVSPDLYLCMDPLIVFGSAISGRVFLVSFIPAIIVVLVTIFFGRLFCGYICPMGITVDCSDRLLKLKKKKGEGMPYLYRLKYYLLFIVLGSAILGVSAVFIGSPLSLITRFYGLVIYPVITFLGKMGLDLIHPVVDHFEIYGLLYADISSPRYATIFFVLLLFIGIFAAGKINTRFWCRYLCPAGAMLALFSRFSIVKRSVSDACTKCGKCVRSCPMGAIDKNSPDNTSFKECIGCLTCRYVCPVNAIDFNIKMLKIKDNPDFVPERRAVLYSGVAGAVFASANLTGLYSVYGKPGVGSVSPKELVRPPGSRPEDDFLALCVRCGECMVACPNNALQPVWFARGVEGLFSPSLVPKRGACNPDCNNCGVACPTEAIRPLDILDRRWAKTGTARIMREMCLAWEHQKRCMVCDEVCPYSAIKFRSEPGNPVPVPEVLEERCSGCGFCEHHCPVQNQSAIYVTPMGAVRLNKGSFMDYGKSQGLNISLEHEGKKEQSGAGGYPGESYPSFEGGAPGFEADSPGFETGIDSLEQGKGELIHEDGEYDIAPGFTE, encoded by the coding sequence ATGAGATTTCGAACCATAATACAGTTTATTAGTCTGGCCGCATTTTTATTCTTGCTGGTAACGGTTGCAACTACAGCGGTGGGGCTAGTTTCCCCTGACCTTTATCTCTGTATGGACCCTCTAATCGTCTTCGGATCAGCCATAAGCGGGAGGGTCTTTCTTGTTTCATTTATCCCGGCCATTATTGTTGTTCTTGTCACCATATTTTTCGGCAGGCTGTTCTGTGGATATATCTGCCCAATGGGTATAACTGTTGACTGCAGCGACAGGCTGCTTAAGCTGAAAAAGAAAAAGGGAGAAGGAATGCCTTATTTGTACAGGCTCAAGTATTATCTCCTGTTTATCGTACTGGGTTCAGCCATCCTTGGTGTTTCCGCGGTCTTTATCGGCTCCCCGCTCTCTCTTATCACAAGGTTCTATGGCCTGGTTATCTATCCGGTTATTACATTTTTGGGGAAGATGGGGCTGGACCTGATACACCCGGTTGTCGACCATTTTGAGATTTACGGGCTCTTATATGCAGATATCTCTTCTCCCAGGTATGCTACCATTTTTTTTGTGCTTCTCCTTTTTATTGGGATATTTGCGGCAGGTAAAATCAATACCAGGTTCTGGTGCAGGTATTTATGTCCGGCAGGCGCCATGCTTGCCCTCTTTTCCAGGTTTTCCATTGTGAAAAGGAGTGTATCCGATGCATGCACAAAATGCGGAAAGTGCGTACGATCATGCCCAATGGGGGCTATTGATAAAAATTCGCCTGATAATACCTCCTTTAAGGAGTGTATAGGGTGCCTTACATGCAGGTATGTGTGCCCGGTCAATGCAATTGATTTTAATATAAAGATGTTAAAAATAAAAGATAACCCCGATTTTGTCCCTGAAAGGCGCGCTGTTTTATACTCAGGGGTTGCAGGTGCGGTTTTTGCCTCGGCAAATCTAACAGGCCTTTATTCTGTATATGGTAAACCTGGTGTGGGTTCTGTTTCTCCAAAAGAGCTGGTGAGGCCCCCAGGATCAAGGCCTGAAGATGATTTTCTTGCACTGTGTGTGCGCTGCGGAGAATGTATGGTTGCATGCCCGAATAATGCACTCCAGCCAGTGTGGTTTGCCCGTGGCGTTGAGGGCCTTTTCAGCCCGTCACTTGTCCCCAAAAGGGGCGCATGCAATCCTGACTGCAATAACTGCGGCGTAGCATGCCCGACAGAGGCCATAAGGCCCCTTGATATCCTGGACAGAAGGTGGGCAAAGACAGGCACTGCCAGGATCATGCGTGAAATGTGCCTTGCATGGGAGCACCAGAAAAGGTGCATGGTGTGCGATGAGGTGTGCCCTTACAGCGCCATAAAATTCAGGTCTGAACCGGGTAACCCTGTGCCTGTGCCAGAGGTACTTGAAGAAAGGTGTTCAGGTTGCGGTTTCTGCGAGCATCACTGCCCTGTACAGAATCAGTCTGCCATTTATGTTACACCAATGGGCGCTGTGAGGTTAAACAAAGGCTCCTTCATGGATTATGGCAAATCACAGGGGCTGAATATTTCACTTGAGCATGAGGGCAAAAAGGAGCAGTCTGGTGCCGGGGGTTACCCCGGGGAATCCTATCCCTCTTTTGAAGGAGGTGCCCCTGGTTTTGAAGCAGATTCCCCCGGATTTGAAACAGGCATTGACAGCCTTGAGCAGGGTAAAGGGGAGTTAATACACGAGGATGGTGAGTACGACATTGCCCCCGGATTTACTGAGTGA
- a CDS encoding cysteine--tRNA ligase, with amino-acid sequence MDIKNKIPTTILDLIGNTPLIPVNRLNPNKNVKILAKLESFNPGGSIKDRPALQMIEDAEKSGELTKNKTILEATSGNTGIGLALVAAVKGYRIMLVMSEAVSEERKKILHAMGAELKFTPLHLSTDGAIEFVYDLMRKEPQNYWLADQYNNESNWKAHYNTTAPEIWEQTNHEVNAVVAALGTSGTLMGISKRLKEFDSSIKIIGMEPYLGHRIQGLKNMKESYTPGIYNKTKVDRIIRIDDEEAYQTARLLARKEGIFCGMSSGAAMAAAITVAKEMESGTIVVIIPDGGERYLSTALFEDKTKTGQVFYNTITRKKEEFAPLEKNRVSIYSCGPTLAQPINIGECRRFVFSDLLRRYLEFRGYEVTHIMNVTDIDDRTIQGAEKAGRPLREFTDKFYDEFMDELEILRVKKAKAYPKASAHVNDMIELAGTLLEKGYAYEKFRSLYFNIARFRDYGKLSRIDLNKIKLGKTVDLEQYEKDNPRDFTLLKRSTLNELKKGIFYQTKWGNIRPSWHLECPAMTLKYLGETYDIHTSGIDLIFPHHENSIAIGKAVTGKAPARYWLHNELVMIDGKKPSQVSDPAYSIKSILGKGYTGRELRYWLLCSHYRKPVSFSWEKLDMAKKTLANMDKFVARLHNCREVSSNPEIDQTCYDLRNSFNSSMDDDLNIAPALASIFIFMNRVNIIIDKSGLSQEDRLKIMASLKEINSVIDVFDLDVNIPDPEVTEMLIKREEARRLKDWETSDRIRQELLSQKGIEITDTADGPILRKITQ; translated from the coding sequence ATGGATATAAAAAATAAGATTCCGACCACAATTCTTGACCTGATAGGAAATACGCCACTTATACCTGTTAACAGGCTTAACCCCAATAAAAATGTTAAGATCCTGGCTAAGCTGGAATCCTTTAATCCTGGCGGGTCCATAAAAGACCGCCCAGCCCTTCAGATGATTGAAGATGCGGAAAAAAGCGGTGAACTGACAAAAAACAAGACTATACTTGAGGCCACAAGCGGAAATACCGGGATAGGTCTTGCCCTAGTCGCGGCTGTAAAGGGCTACAGGATAATGCTTGTTATGTCCGAAGCGGTAAGTGAAGAGAGAAAAAAGATATTACACGCAATGGGCGCTGAACTCAAGTTTACACCCCTGCACCTCTCAACAGACGGGGCCATAGAATTTGTCTATGACCTTATGCGAAAAGAGCCTCAAAATTACTGGCTCGCTGATCAGTATAATAATGAATCAAACTGGAAGGCCCATTATAATACTACTGCCCCTGAGATATGGGAACAGACAAACCATGAGGTAAATGCAGTGGTCGCTGCCCTTGGCACAAGCGGCACATTGATGGGCATCTCAAAACGACTAAAGGAGTTTGACAGCAGCATTAAGATAATAGGCATGGAACCCTATCTTGGCCACAGGATTCAGGGACTTAAAAATATGAAGGAATCCTATACCCCAGGAATTTATAACAAAACAAAAGTAGATCGCATCATAAGGATAGATGATGAAGAGGCATACCAGACTGCAAGGCTCCTGGCCAGGAAAGAGGGCATCTTCTGCGGTATGAGCTCAGGGGCTGCAATGGCTGCTGCTATTACTGTAGCAAAGGAGATGGAGAGCGGAACAATCGTCGTAATTATCCCGGATGGTGGTGAAAGATACCTGAGCACGGCACTGTTTGAAGATAAGACAAAGACAGGCCAGGTATTTTACAATACAATTACCAGAAAAAAAGAGGAGTTCGCCCCCCTTGAAAAAAACAGGGTCAGCATATATTCCTGCGGTCCAACTCTTGCTCAGCCCATAAACATAGGCGAATGCAGGAGGTTTGTGTTTTCAGACCTTTTAAGGCGTTATCTTGAGTTCAGGGGATATGAAGTAACCCACATAATGAATGTAACTGATATTGATGACAGGACCATTCAGGGGGCAGAAAAGGCGGGGAGACCTCTCAGGGAATTCACAGATAAATTCTATGATGAGTTCATGGACGAGCTTGAAATACTGAGGGTTAAAAAGGCAAAGGCATATCCAAAGGCATCAGCGCATGTTAATGATATGATAGAACTCGCAGGCACACTGCTTGAAAAGGGATATGCATATGAAAAATTCAGATCCCTGTACTTTAATATTGCAAGATTCAGGGATTACGGCAAACTCAGCCGTATCGATCTTAACAAGATAAAACTTGGCAAGACCGTTGACCTTGAGCAGTATGAAAAGGATAATCCCAGGGATTTTACACTTTTAAAGAGATCAACACTGAATGAGCTTAAAAAAGGAATATTCTACCAGACAAAGTGGGGTAACATCAGGCCGAGCTGGCACCTTGAATGCCCTGCCATGACCCTGAAATACCTCGGTGAAACGTATGATATCCATACAAGCGGTATAGACCTGATATTCCCGCACCATGAAAACTCTATTGCAATTGGAAAGGCTGTAACAGGTAAAGCCCCTGCCAGATACTGGCTCCATAACGAACTGGTGATGATAGATGGTAAAAAGCCGTCACAGGTGAGTGACCCAGCCTATTCTATAAAGAGCATTCTTGGAAAAGGATATACGGGAAGGGAGCTTCGTTACTGGCTACTGTGCAGCCATTACAGGAAACCTGTCAGTTTTTCATGGGAAAAACTTGATATGGCCAAAAAGACACTTGCCAATATGGATAAATTTGTTGCAAGACTCCACAACTGCCGGGAGGTTTCATCAAACCCTGAGATAGATCAGACCTGCTATGATCTCAGGAACAGTTTTAACAGCTCCATGGATGATGACCTCAATATTGCCCCTGCCCTGGCATCAATATTTATATTCATGAACAGGGTGAATATAATTATTGATAAAAGCGGTCTCTCCCAGGAGGACAGGCTTAAGATCATGGCGTCTCTTAAGGAGATTAATTCGGTGATTGATGTTTTTGACCTCGATGTAAATATACCTGATCCTGAAGTGACAGAGATGCTGATAAAAAGAGAAGAGGCAAGAAGGTTAAAGGACTGGGAGACATCGGACCGTATCCGCCAGGAACTCCTTAGTCAAAAAGGGATCGAGATAACAGATACAGCCGATGGCCCCATCCTGAGAAAGATCACTCAGTAA
- a CDS encoding co-chaperone GroES translates to MKIRPLHDRVIVKRIKEEETTKGGIIIPDTAKEKPSEGKVIAVGNGKILENGTVKPLEVKKGDKVLFGKYAGTEIKIEGEEHLIMREDDIIAIVE, encoded by the coding sequence ATGAAAATCAGACCATTACACGATCGAGTAATAGTTAAAAGGATCAAAGAGGAAGAGACAACAAAGGGTGGAATCATAATTCCTGATACCGCAAAGGAAAAACCCTCTGAGGGAAAGGTTATTGCAGTAGGAAATGGCAAGATCCTTGAGAACGGCACTGTAAAGCCGCTTGAGGTCAAAAAGGGTGACAAGGTACTTTTTGGTAAATATGCCGGTACTGAGATAAAGATTGAAGGTGAAGAGCACCTTATTATGCGTGAAGATGACATTATTGCCATTGTGGAATAG
- the groL gene encoding chaperonin GroEL (60 kDa chaperone family; promotes refolding of misfolded polypeptides especially under stressful conditions; forms two stacked rings of heptamers to form a barrel-shaped 14mer; ends can be capped by GroES; misfolded proteins enter the barrel where they are refolded when GroES binds) — translation MAKEIKYGGKARESILRGVDTLANAVKVTLGPKGRNVVLDKSFGSPNITKDGVTVAKEIELEDKFENMGAQMVKEVASKTSDVAGDGTTTATVLAQAIYREGSKLVAAGINPMAIKRGIEKAVEVAVEELKKISKQTKDQEEISQVGTISANNDSTIGNIIAEAMNKVGKEGVITVEEAKSMDTTLEIVEGMQFDRGYLSPYFVTDAEKMTVTLNNPYILLNEKKVSGMKDLVPILEQIAKMGRPLLILAEDVEGEALATLVVNKLRGTLQVAAVKAPGFGDRRKAMLEDIAILTGGKVIAEDLGLKLENVTLNDLGTAKTITIDKDNTVIVDGGGSRKDLEGRVKMLRAQIEETTSDYDREKLQERLAKLIGGVAVINVGAATETEMKEKKARVEDALNATRAAVEEGIVPGGGVALLRCVKAISKLELPGEEQNGVNIVMRALEEPIRQIANNAGLEGSVVVEKVKNEKGAMGLNAATGEYEDLIKAGIIDPKKVTRFALQNAASVASLLLTTEAMIAEKPSEKDDMPAMPGGGMGGMGGMGGMGGMM, via the coding sequence ATGGCAAAAGAGATTAAGTACGGTGGAAAGGCCCGCGAGTCAATTTTAAGAGGCGTTGACACCCTTGCTAATGCGGTTAAGGTTACTTTAGGTCCCAAAGGGCGCAATGTAGTTCTTGATAAGTCTTTTGGCTCGCCGAACATCACCAAAGACGGTGTTACAGTAGCAAAAGAGATAGAACTTGAAGACAAATTTGAAAATATGGGCGCCCAGATGGTCAAGGAGGTTGCCTCAAAGACCTCTGATGTTGCAGGAGATGGTACAACAACAGCCACTGTTCTGGCCCAGGCAATATACCGTGAGGGTTCAAAACTGGTTGCTGCCGGTATCAACCCCATGGCCATTAAGAGGGGTATTGAAAAGGCTGTTGAAGTAGCAGTAGAAGAACTCAAAAAGATATCAAAACAGACAAAAGATCAGGAAGAGATTTCACAGGTTGGCACAATATCAGCCAATAATGACTCCACAATAGGAAATATTATTGCTGAGGCAATGAACAAGGTAGGAAAAGAGGGTGTTATCACCGTTGAAGAGGCAAAGAGCATGGACACCACCCTTGAGATCGTTGAAGGTATGCAGTTTGACCGCGGATATCTCTCACCCTATTTTGTAACCGATGCAGAGAAGATGACAGTTACCCTCAATAACCCCTATATCCTGCTTAATGAGAAAAAGGTCAGCGGTATGAAGGATCTTGTACCCATACTTGAGCAGATAGCCAAGATGGGCAGACCTCTGCTTATTCTTGCTGAAGATGTTGAGGGTGAGGCGCTTGCAACACTGGTTGTTAACAAGCTCAGGGGCACATTACAGGTAGCAGCCGTAAAGGCACCTGGCTTTGGCGACAGAAGAAAGGCAATGCTTGAGGATATAGCGATTCTTACCGGCGGAAAGGTAATTGCAGAAGACCTTGGCCTTAAACTTGAAAACGTAACACTCAATGATCTTGGTACAGCAAAGACCATAACCATTGATAAAGATAATACTGTTATAGTAGATGGCGGCGGATCAAGAAAAGACCTTGAAGGCAGGGTAAAGATGCTCAGGGCGCAGATTGAAGAGACCACATCCGATTATGACAGGGAAAAACTCCAGGAAAGACTTGCAAAACTTATTGGCGGTGTTGCTGTTATTAATGTTGGTGCAGCCACAGAGACCGAGATGAAGGAGAAAAAGGCAAGGGTTGAGGATGCACTTAATGCAACAAGGGCTGCTGTAGAAGAGGGTATAGTTCCAGGCGGCGGTGTGGCTCTCTTAAGATGCGTAAAGGCGATTTCCAAACTTGAGCTTCCCGGAGAAGAGCAGAACGGGGTAAATATAGTAATGAGGGCGCTTGAAGAGCCTATCCGTCAGATTGCAAATAATGCAGGTCTTGAGGGTTCGGTTGTTGTTGAGAAGGTAAAGAATGAAAAGGGCGCCATGGGCCTTAATGCTGCAACAGGCGAATATGAAGACCTTATCAAGGCTGGTATCATTGATCCCAAAAAGGTTACCAGGTTTGCACTCCAGAATGCAGCCTCAGTAGCATCTCTGCTCCTTACAACAGAGGCAATGATAGCTGAAAAACCCTCTGAAAAGGATGATATGCCTGCTATGCCTGGCGGTGGAATGGGTGGCATGGGTGGTATGGGCGGTATGGGCGGTATGATGTAA
- a CDS encoding transposase has protein sequence MPRTARLDTPGILHHVMIRGIERRKIFTDNEDRDNFIDRLATLIPETKTQCYAWAFMPNHIHIFLRSGPSGISQFMRRLLTGYAVYFNRRHKRHGQLFQNRYKSIICQEDAYLQELVRYIHLNPLRAKIVKDMDELNRYPYSGHSAVMGKVKRGWQDIDYVLSYFGKNRRSARKKYLSYVEEGISMGRRPELVGGGLIRSMGGWGEVKKIRLTGQDRIKSDQRILGESDFVLTVLSEAEESFTEKYALSSKGYDFEKIVERVSAIFKLDKDYITGKGNQVDRVKARDLLCYWCNNKLGISMTDLSRKLGLTIAAVSYAVRRGEKTAKDGNYLLEI, from the coding sequence ATGCCAAGAACAGCAAGATTAGATACCCCCGGTATATTACATCATGTAATGATAAGGGGAATAGAACGCCGGAAGATATTCACGGATAATGAAGATCGTGATAATTTTATTGATCGTCTCGCTACTCTTATCCCTGAAACAAAAACCCAATGCTACGCATGGGCATTTATGCCCAACCACATCCATATATTTTTAAGAAGTGGCCCATCAGGCATCTCTCAATTTATGAGAAGATTACTGACAGGCTATGCTGTTTATTTTAATAGAAGACACAAGCGGCATGGCCAGTTGTTTCAGAACAGGTATAAATCCATTATCTGCCAGGAAGATGCCTATTTACAGGAACTTGTCCGGTATATACACCTGAACCCCCTAAGGGCTAAAATTGTCAAAGATATGGATGAGCTCAATAGATATCCATATTCCGGGCACAGTGCTGTAATGGGGAAGGTAAAGAGAGGATGGCAGGATATTGATTATGTATTGAGCTATTTTGGTAAGAATAGACGCAGTGCAAGGAAGAAATACCTCTCATATGTTGAGGAAGGTATTTCCATGGGAAGGCGCCCTGAGTTGGTAGGGGGTGGTTTAATAAGGAGCATGGGAGGATGGGGAGAGGTAAAGAAGATTCGATTAACCGGTCAGGATAGAATTAAAAGTGATCAGAGGATATTAGGAGAGAGTGACTTTGTTCTCACGGTTTTATCTGAGGCAGAAGAGAGTTTTACAGAGAAATATGCATTAAGCTCAAAGGGATATGATTTTGAAAAGATAGTAGAAAGAGTCAGTGCAATATTTAAACTTGATAAGGATTATATAACAGGAAAAGGCAATCAAGTGGACAGGGTTAAGGCCCGGGATCTGCTTTGTTACTGGTGTAATAATAAGCTGGGTATTTCAATGACAGACTTATCGAGAAAGCTTGGTTTAACAATAGCGGCTGTGAGTTATGCTGTAAGGCGAGGAGAAAAGACAGCTAAAGATGGTAATTATTTATTAGAGATTTGA